One window from the genome of Candidatus Melainabacteria bacterium encodes:
- a CDS encoding universal stress protein codes for MNIVIALQKELDSKLILDFVSNYKWPAKSKFKVVHVLHPHECTSTTKREYLERFLNSFVQNVKKNTGSDDVSSVVDEGEPVSAVLRVSEYAKADMVIMGHDPAHAESHKSVSESLAQLEKCSIVIIRPPFHTGGGAKAKDTAKEEAIV; via the coding sequence ATGAATATTGTAATTGCCCTCCAGAAAGAATTGGATTCCAAGTTGATTCTCGATTTTGTGTCGAACTACAAGTGGCCTGCGAAATCAAAATTCAAGGTGGTTCATGTGTTGCATCCGCATGAGTGTACGAGTACGACGAAGCGAGAATATTTGGAACGATTTTTGAATAGTTTTGTACAAAATGTCAAAAAGAATACAGGTAGTGACGACGTCTCCTCCGTTGTCGACGAGGGTGAGCCCGTCAGCGCGGTTTTGCGTGTCAGTGAATATGCCAAAGCCGACATGGTGATCATGGGTCACGACCCAGCTCATGCGGAAAGTCATAAGTCTGTTTCTGAGTCGCTAGCACAGTTAGAGAAATGTTCCATCGTGATCATCAGACCTCCTTTCCATACAGGTGGTGGCGCGAAGGCGAAAGACACTGCAAAAGAGGAAGCAATTGTATGA
- a CDS encoding universal stress protein: MKVLIAVNDSKESRNVIEQIATRPWRAETQFKVMTVVASLDNHKWTDWGLGVDDEDLTEFKTKATDLVNRYGGRIKALMDGGNFVEGQVRVGHVCDEVIAELKAWDADLLVIGAHENKGVPDVILGNNARHLLNHAPCSVQIIKMRPVRATARDGFAATNVPCCS, from the coding sequence ATGAAAGTTTTAATAGCGGTCAATGACTCAAAAGAAAGCAGAAACGTCATCGAACAGATAGCGACCCGCCCATGGCGAGCAGAGACCCAATTTAAAGTAATGACAGTCGTCGCCAGCCTGGATAACCACAAGTGGACGGATTGGGGTCTGGGCGTGGACGATGAAGATTTGACTGAATTCAAAACCAAAGCCACAGACCTCGTAAATCGCTACGGCGGCCGAATCAAAGCCCTGATGGACGGCGGAAATTTCGTCGAAGGACAGGTTAGAGTCGGGCACGTTTGCGACGAAGTTATCGCAGAACTCAAAGCCTGGGACGCAGACCTGCTAGTCATTGGAGCACACGAAAACAAAGGCGTTCCAGATGTGATTCTGGGCAACAATGCGAGACATCTCTTAAATCACGCTCCATGTTCCGTTCAAATAATAAAGATGAGGCCGGTTCGGGCGACCGCTAGAGACGGATTCGCAGCGACAAACGTGCCGTGTTGCTCGTGA
- a CDS encoding response regulator transcription factor, translating to MSVEKEANGHQIRILLVEDHALTRVGIKTVLKREADLQVVGEASNGEEAVEQAELLKPDVILMDVGMPIMDGIQAAKKIVEHGNAARIIMLTQHDNDQDILASFSAGASGYCLKDVEESRLFMAIRTVFAGDAWLDSAIAGKVLKLQRQINQAQQQNVQSAQPTESSAHESPEEHAEHGTHHDRTDHEVVPSSDLAAHSGAGNPQKLDRPYAEPLSPRELEVLGLIVEGMSNQQISDKLIISLPTTKTHVRNILNKLAVDDRTQAAVHAMRRGLV from the coding sequence ATGAGTGTTGAAAAAGAAGCAAATGGACATCAGATCCGAATTTTACTCGTGGAAGACCACGCCCTGACACGGGTCGGAATCAAGACAGTCTTAAAACGTGAAGCCGATTTGCAAGTCGTTGGTGAGGCATCCAATGGTGAAGAAGCCGTCGAGCAAGCCGAACTCTTGAAGCCAGATGTCATCCTCATGGATGTTGGCATGCCGATAATGGATGGAATCCAGGCGGCCAAGAAGATTGTCGAACACGGCAACGCCGCCAGAATTATTATGCTTACACAACATGATAACGACCAGGACATCCTCGCTTCCTTTTCCGCCGGTGCCTCGGGATACTGTTTGAAAGATGTCGAAGAGTCTCGGCTGTTCATGGCGATCAGAACAGTCTTCGCGGGCGATGCCTGGCTGGATTCAGCAATCGCAGGCAAAGTATTGAAGCTTCAAAGACAGATCAACCAGGCCCAGCAGCAAAACGTTCAATCAGCTCAACCAACAGAGTCTTCGGCGCACGAGTCGCCTGAGGAGCACGCCGAACACGGTACTCATCACGACAGAACAGATCATGAGGTTGTGCCTTCCTCAGATTTAGCTGCTCATTCGGGAGCGGGAAATCCGCAAAAGCTAGATCGTCCCTATGCCGAACCACTCTCACCCCGAGAATTGGAGGTGCTTGGTCTGATCGTCGAAGGAATGTCAAACCAGCAAATTTCAGACAAGTTGATAATCTCGCTGCCAACAACCAAAACACATGTCCGAAACATTTTGAACAAACTGGCGGTTGACGATAGAACTCAAGCGGCAGTGCACGCGATGCGGCGCGGTTTAGTTTAA
- a CDS encoding universal stress protein, which yields MKVLIAVDSCSSSDSVLSQIASRRWSPSTEFELLMIVEHCHVDEMLRQLLHQSQIILSERAELLKMKLHAKSVKTTLLEGKAAESIVNYAREIHADLIIIGSHGDAGRRMAKVGSVAAAVVDHAPCSVEVVKIQTSERQAHPTGV from the coding sequence ATGAAAGTTTTAATTGCTGTCGATAGCTGCAGTTCGTCTGATTCGGTGTTGAGTCAGATCGCCTCTCGCCGCTGGTCACCGTCAACAGAATTTGAACTGCTGATGATAGTGGAGCACTGCCACGTTGACGAAATGCTGCGCCAGTTATTACACCAATCACAGATAATTCTTTCGGAACGCGCCGAATTATTAAAGATGAAATTGCACGCCAAGTCGGTTAAAACAACCCTCCTGGAAGGCAAAGCGGCGGAGTCAATAGTAAATTACGCTCGGGAAATTCACGCAGACTTGATCATAATCGGCTCGCACGGTGATGCCGGCAGACGAATGGCAAAAGTAGGAAGTGTGGCTGCCGCCGTAGTTGATCACGCACCATGTTCTGTTGAAGTCGTAAAGATCCAAACATCCGAGCGACAAGCGCACCCAACTGGAGTTTGA
- a CDS encoding GNAT family N-acetyltransferase: MNAPSSYLVEEKLLDGRSLVIRAVCPADKSIFVEGMRHLSQESLYYRFLTPKRALTQKELQFFTEVDFHNHVALLALIKDADGNEHPAGVGRYIVIEAPKEPDCAELAFVVEDEYQHKGIATLLLKHLSIIAKASGIKRFKAIVLVDNLKMLDVFKHCGLPLSSKIHTAGVLELTLSLEPDSGHTFMSGWLSTQ, from the coding sequence ATGAACGCACCTAGCAGCTATCTTGTTGAAGAAAAACTGTTAGACGGAAGAAGTCTCGTAATCCGCGCAGTTTGCCCAGCAGATAAAAGTATTTTTGTGGAAGGCATGAGACACCTCAGCCAGGAATCGCTGTACTATCGATTTCTCACACCGAAACGTGCACTGACGCAGAAAGAACTGCAGTTTTTCACTGAAGTTGATTTTCACAATCACGTTGCGCTATTGGCTCTGATCAAAGATGCTGACGGCAATGAGCACCCGGCTGGCGTAGGCCGATACATCGTCATCGAAGCACCGAAAGAACCTGACTGCGCAGAACTCGCCTTTGTTGTAGAAGACGAATACCAACACAAAGGTATTGCAACGCTACTATTGAAACATTTGAGCATCATAGCGAAAGCAAGTGGTATCAAACGCTTCAAAGCGATTGTACTGGTTGACAATTTGAAGATGCTCGACGTTTTCAAACACTGCGGATTGCCGCTTTCAAGCAAAATTCACACTGCTGGTGTGCTTGAACTTACACTCTCACTAGAGCCGGACTCTGGGCATACGTTCATGTCAGGCTGGCTAAGTACGCAGTAA
- a CDS encoding cytochrome c — translation MRAKFIKVHSWMQLMKIPVLSVLFVLSSLALPAGAGDSHDAKSTDGQKKHKQNEQQRVQQNKAQSIKRGKQLYYANNCQSCHTIGNRGAKFGPALDKLGKHASALEMSEEIHGGADEPEMDFKTRHLTKDEQRSIIDFLLSVQDKATKQAGSH, via the coding sequence ATGCGAGCAAAATTTATAAAGGTTCACTCGTGGATGCAACTGATGAAAATCCCCGTGCTCTCCGTACTGTTTGTGCTTTCCAGCCTGGCGCTGCCCGCCGGTGCAGGGGATTCGCATGATGCAAAGTCAACCGATGGTCAAAAGAAGCATAAACAGAACGAGCAGCAGCGAGTGCAGCAAAACAAAGCTCAATCAATAAAACGCGGAAAACAACTCTACTACGCGAATAACTGCCAGAGCTGCCATACGATTGGAAATCGTGGCGCAAAGTTCGGACCGGCGTTAGACAAATTAGGCAAACACGCGAGCGCACTAGAGATGTCTGAAGAGATTCATGGTGGCGCAGATGAACCCGAGATGGATTTCAAAACGCGACATCTAACCAAAGATGAGCAGCGATCGATAATCGACTTTCTGCTTTCTGTTCAAGACAAAGCAACGAAACAAGCCGGCAGCCACTGA
- a CDS encoding cytochrome c: MRRFKVWVAFIFLSSVSAVASAIASPDKSAHEQSSSNSAEAKYFSENCSACHSVGTSGGCLGPVLAGEGQRRTREFIESRISNDPAKVAAFQKLYGHAELMPHKRIAPAEAKKMADYIMTLPGPDKGFAVKGHAKTDVKVATTKHAPVGIASIIHGKQLVYEKGCLQCHSFGGVGGQFAPIFDGIGTRHKSSYISDRINAAELLFANTDREYNERGIDMPPLGLNKKEIADITAYLSSLK, encoded by the coding sequence ATGCGTCGGTTTAAAGTGTGGGTTGCTTTCATTTTCTTGTCATCAGTGTCAGCAGTGGCATCTGCCATAGCAAGTCCTGATAAATCAGCGCATGAACAATCTTCCTCTAATTCTGCTGAAGCCAAATATTTTAGTGAGAATTGCAGCGCCTGCCACAGCGTTGGCACTAGTGGTGGTTGCTTAGGACCGGTTCTGGCTGGAGAAGGGCAGAGGCGTACGAGAGAATTCATTGAATCACGAATCAGTAATGATCCGGCCAAAGTTGCTGCTTTTCAGAAATTGTACGGTCACGCAGAACTGATGCCGCATAAGCGTATCGCTCCAGCTGAAGCGAAGAAAATGGCAGACTACATTATGACTTTGCCTGGACCAGACAAAGGTTTCGCAGTAAAAGGACATGCCAAAACTGATGTAAAGGTTGCCACCACGAAACACGCGCCCGTAGGCATTGCTTCTATCATCCATGGCAAGCAGTTGGTGTATGAAAAGGGTTGTTTGCAATGTCATTCATTTGGCGGAGTGGGCGGACAATTCGCGCCTATTTTCGATGGCATCGGCACCAGGCATAAATCGTCCTATATCTCCGACCGAATCAATGCTGCTGAATTGCTTTTCGCTAATACAGATCGCGAATACAACGAGCGCGGCATAGACATGCCGCCGCTTGGATTGAATAAGAAAGAAATCGCTGATATCACAGCTTATTTGAGTAGCTTGAAGTAA
- a CDS encoding universal stress protein — MHVVIAINEAKYAEAIADFVINHDWKDDTTFEVISIVKPMKVASFEAVLPGPILDEIMQKKTTAAESLVQTFVRSITKTIDQARIKTSVREGFPTDEIMETLKASHADILIVGSHARHGLERAFLGSVSHYLVFHAECSIIVIRLPNHQ; from the coding sequence ATGCACGTAGTAATCGCCATAAACGAGGCAAAATACGCCGAAGCAATTGCAGACTTCGTCATCAATCACGATTGGAAAGATGACACTACATTCGAAGTCATTTCAATAGTAAAGCCCATGAAAGTAGCTTCCTTCGAAGCAGTTCTACCAGGCCCGATACTGGACGAAATAATGCAAAAGAAAACAACGGCTGCCGAAAGCCTTGTGCAAACTTTCGTGCGGTCAATCACTAAAACAATAGATCAGGCGAGAATCAAAACATCGGTGCGCGAAGGGTTTCCCACCGACGAAATTATGGAAACGCTGAAAGCCAGCCATGCAGATATTCTGATTGTGGGTAGCCATGCGCGGCACGGTCTTGAACGAGCCTTCCTGGGAAGCGTTTCTCACTATCTTGTTTTTCATGCCGAATGTTCGATTATTGTGATACGGCTTCCAAATCATCAATAG
- a CDS encoding PAS domain-containing protein, translating into MFDVFKVRLMTRKDAIEQEFLEPLTEQEIDTRQKWLEFEKIEPGQLEAIDLLLQNCVDDLMDAMYEHFLSFPETRDFFPNEHVIQRAKQAQKQYFLRLAHGAHDRAYVADRLKVGLTHHRIDLEPKWYIGAYNKAVSWLLPRLLEKCEPGTECETMASMMRLIFFDMSLAIESYIKSKEFALLIHRDAIRELETEKRVTKSILESAPIGIVNLDEHFVCLECNEEFAKLLSCASTREVIGKSFFELSPFVPRKVFEDVLLTATPARFSANALNLSSEKTLEVSYWDWAVWPTKDGSGATTGLVAMFANATDRVQLQQQREDFVATLTHDLKTPVSATNRAVKLLLDGDFGEVNAEQREILSTLLQSNTTLYGLVQTLLDVYRFDSGVKEMRMTPCDLSSIVTQFVTEVMPLAEERKIQLITVLPDRIKEIPCDKEEIRRVIQNLIDNSLKFTPGGGRIQVELFQNDDVTTLTVSDTGKGIPPENMAKLFQRFWQAGSSGRYYASTGLGLYLSRKIVEGHGGQIWCESQIGKGSQFTVELPSQ; encoded by the coding sequence ATGTTCGACGTTTTCAAGGTGAGGCTGATGACTCGAAAAGATGCAATAGAGCAGGAATTTCTAGAGCCGCTCACCGAGCAGGAAATCGATACCAGACAAAAATGGCTTGAGTTCGAAAAGATTGAACCGGGCCAGCTGGAGGCAATCGACCTTCTTTTGCAGAATTGCGTCGATGATCTCATGGACGCTATGTATGAACATTTTTTGAGTTTTCCAGAGACCCGAGATTTTTTCCCGAACGAGCATGTAATACAGCGCGCCAAGCAAGCTCAGAAGCAATATTTTCTGCGTTTAGCTCATGGTGCTCATGATCGAGCTTATGTCGCTGATCGGCTAAAGGTGGGTTTGACCCATCATCGCATCGACCTTGAACCGAAGTGGTACATCGGCGCCTATAACAAGGCTGTCTCATGGCTACTTCCCCGGCTGCTGGAGAAATGTGAGCCCGGCACCGAATGTGAAACCATGGCATCGATGATGCGGTTGATTTTTTTCGATATGAGCCTGGCGATCGAGAGCTACATCAAGTCTAAAGAGTTTGCTCTCTTGATTCATCGCGATGCGATTCGCGAGCTCGAAACAGAGAAGCGCGTCACGAAGAGTATTTTAGAAAGCGCTCCAATCGGTATTGTCAACCTTGACGAGCATTTCGTCTGTCTCGAATGCAATGAAGAGTTTGCCAAGCTTTTGTCTTGCGCAAGCACCAGAGAAGTAATCGGTAAATCATTCTTTGAACTTTCGCCCTTTGTTCCGCGCAAGGTCTTTGAAGATGTTCTTTTAACAGCCACCCCAGCACGTTTTTCAGCAAACGCTTTGAATCTTTCATCGGAGAAGACGCTGGAAGTTTCATACTGGGATTGGGCAGTCTGGCCGACCAAAGATGGAAGCGGCGCCACAACCGGTCTGGTTGCCATGTTCGCTAATGCGACCGATCGGGTGCAACTGCAACAGCAGCGAGAAGACTTCGTGGCAACGCTTACGCACGACTTGAAAACTCCGGTTTCGGCAACCAATCGAGCTGTCAAGCTACTGCTGGATGGCGACTTTGGCGAAGTAAATGCCGAGCAGCGTGAGATTTTGTCCACTTTGTTGCAGAGTAATACGACCCTGTACGGATTGGTGCAGACGCTGCTCGATGTCTATCGGTTTGATAGTGGCGTCAAAGAGATGCGGATGACGCCCTGCGATCTGTCATCGATTGTGACACAGTTCGTCACTGAGGTCATGCCACTGGCAGAGGAACGCAAGATTCAGTTGATTACTGTGCTTCCTGACCGGATCAAAGAAATTCCCTGTGACAAGGAAGAAATCAGAAGAGTGATTCAGAACTTGATCGATAACTCGCTCAAATTCACCCCTGGTGGTGGCAGAATACAAGTCGAACTTTTTCAAAATGACGACGTCACCACACTCACCGTATCTGATACCGGAAAAGGCATTCCACCTGAAAATATGGCTAAGCTCTTTCAGCGCTTCTGGCAAGCGGGATCGAGTGGGCGCTACTACGCCAGTACGGGGTTGGGACTCTATCTCTCCCGCAAGATTGTTGAAGGGCACGGCGGTCAAATCTGGTGTGAAAGCCAGATTGGCAAGGGCAGTCAATTTACAGTAGAACTGCCCTCGCAGTGA
- a CDS encoding universal stress protein, translating to MNVLLAVSDRFFGDALVKFARHHHWEENAHFKVIKAVLPAEHQPGATNEDREISFQEEMKLADNLLKKLCAMLGKNKEGCDISPEVIIGSPAKVIIEYATNWPADIIILGAHEQSNFEKLILGSVSKYISEHAPCSFTIVRIANDEALDLSLEEDEVLEELGIPLASS from the coding sequence ATGAATGTACTTTTAGCTGTATCAGATCGCTTTTTCGGGGACGCACTGGTGAAGTTCGCACGCCACCACCATTGGGAAGAGAATGCCCACTTCAAGGTGATCAAAGCAGTTTTGCCTGCGGAGCATCAACCTGGGGCAACCAATGAAGACCGCGAAATTTCGTTTCAAGAAGAAATGAAACTAGCCGATAATTTGCTGAAAAAACTTTGCGCGATGCTCGGCAAAAACAAAGAAGGCTGCGATATTTCGCCTGAAGTAATAATCGGAAGCCCGGCAAAAGTAATCATCGAATACGCCACCAATTGGCCGGCTGATATCATCATTCTCGGAGCCCATGAGCAGAGCAACTTTGAAAAGCTGATACTCGGAAGCGTCTCGAAATACATATCAGAACATGCTCCTTGCTCATTCACCATCGTGCGTATCGCCAATGACGAGGCGCTTGATTTGAGCCTGGAAGAAGATGAAGTGCTTGAAGAGCTGGGCATACCGTTAGCCTCATCTTGA
- a CDS encoding ATP-dependent metallopeptidase FtsH/Yme1/Tma family protein, translating to MPEETVDNKIKTPDPIIVAWRVFLIFLIISALGNLFQASLTETVPYSRFIALAQEKKLANVSVSKQEITGTLSENGKTKRFRTVRIDDPQLLTRLADNSSSFQGTPEIGFWEANLPWIIFGLFVLFGTLGSLVGQKGSLGAGLLPFERNKARVYSESNIKTTFNDVAGVDEAKGELQEVIGFLKEPARYSRLGGHMPKGILLVGPPGTGKTLLARAVAGEAKVPFFSISGSEFVEMFVGVGAARVRDLFAQAQKSAPCIIFIDELDALGRARGLGSIAGGPDEKEQTLNQLLVEMDGFDPRQGVVLLAATNRPEILDGALLRAGRFDRQILVDRPDKTGREQILKVHLRGIKADTSVKVEDIAGTTPGFTGADLANLVNEAVILATRRGAEAVEPADFTNALERIVAGLEKKNRLLNPRERQIVAYHESGHALVSMSMPEADPVQKVSIIPRGIGALGYTMQRPTEDRFLMSKKELETKLTTLMGGRAAETLVFDELSTGAADDLLKATDIARAMVTTYGMSQLLGPVTYSNEPTPVTSLSGAVVPETRYHSEQTSREIDAAVKDLVTEAFERAIQILKGRRHVLTAIAEKLLQNETLNSTELEKIAASASAECTPATAKTTAESTVATTAAPTAQPIDDLEAVSQ from the coding sequence ATGCCTGAAGAGACTGTTGACAATAAGATAAAGACGCCGGACCCCATCATCGTTGCCTGGCGGGTCTTTCTAATCTTCCTCATTATTTCCGCTCTGGGTAATCTGTTTCAGGCGTCGTTGACCGAAACCGTTCCCTACAGTCGTTTTATAGCACTTGCTCAGGAGAAGAAGCTTGCCAATGTAAGCGTCAGCAAGCAGGAAATAACGGGAACCTTGTCTGAGAATGGCAAGACGAAAAGATTCCGCACTGTGCGCATAGACGATCCGCAGTTGCTGACTCGATTAGCCGACAACTCCTCTAGTTTTCAGGGCACACCGGAGATTGGCTTCTGGGAAGCCAACTTGCCCTGGATTATTTTCGGTTTGTTCGTGCTGTTCGGCACGCTGGGTTCATTGGTCGGACAGAAAGGGTCTTTGGGTGCAGGTCTTTTGCCGTTTGAGCGGAACAAAGCGCGTGTCTATAGCGAAAGCAATATAAAAACAACGTTCAACGATGTCGCTGGTGTCGATGAGGCCAAAGGTGAACTGCAAGAGGTTATCGGTTTCCTTAAAGAACCTGCTCGATACTCGCGGTTAGGCGGTCACATGCCTAAAGGTATTTTGCTGGTCGGTCCTCCAGGAACTGGTAAAACGCTCTTGGCTCGTGCTGTTGCGGGCGAGGCCAAAGTTCCGTTTTTCAGTATCAGCGGCTCTGAATTTGTCGAGATGTTTGTCGGAGTTGGCGCAGCAAGGGTAAGAGATCTCTTTGCCCAGGCGCAGAAAAGCGCACCGTGCATCATTTTTATTGATGAGCTAGATGCACTTGGTCGGGCTCGTGGTCTGGGCTCTATCGCTGGCGGACCTGACGAGAAAGAACAAACTCTAAATCAATTGCTTGTGGAAATGGATGGTTTCGATCCGCGCCAGGGCGTTGTCTTGTTGGCAGCTACCAATCGCCCTGAAATTCTCGACGGGGCACTGTTGCGAGCGGGTCGCTTCGATCGGCAAATACTGGTCGATCGACCAGATAAAACTGGACGTGAGCAGATCTTGAAAGTGCACTTGCGCGGCATCAAAGCCGATACGAGTGTGAAGGTAGAGGACATCGCTGGAACAACTCCCGGTTTCACAGGCGCGGATCTGGCTAATCTAGTTAATGAAGCTGTCATCCTTGCCACCAGGCGCGGTGCTGAAGCCGTCGAGCCTGCCGATTTTACCAATGCCCTGGAGCGCATTGTAGCTGGGCTGGAGAAAAAGAACAGATTGCTCAACCCCAGAGAACGCCAGATTGTGGCCTATCACGAGTCTGGACATGCGCTTGTATCAATGTCTATGCCTGAAGCGGATCCCGTACAAAAGGTATCGATTATTCCGCGTGGAATTGGTGCTCTTGGTTATACGATGCAACGACCTACCGAAGATCGATTTCTCATGTCGAAGAAAGAACTGGAAACTAAACTGACTACGCTTATGGGGGGACGAGCCGCAGAAACACTCGTTTTCGATGAACTCTCGACTGGTGCTGCCGACGATCTACTTAAGGCAACCGATATAGCGCGCGCCATGGTCACCACATATGGTATGTCGCAGCTCCTGGGACCCGTGACATACAGCAATGAGCCCACTCCTGTAACTTCTCTGAGCGGAGCCGTAGTTCCAGAAACTAGATACCATAGCGAACAGACATCCCGAGAGATAGATGCCGCGGTAAAAGACCTCGTTACCGAGGCTTTTGAAAGAGCAATCCAAATTTTAAAAGGAAGGCGCCACGTCCTGACGGCGATCGCAGAAAAGTTGCTGCAGAATGAGACCCTGAACTCTACGGAACTCGAAAAGATCGCAGCATCGGCGTCGGCTGAATGTACCCCTGCAACTGCCAAAACTACAGCTGAATCTACCGTTGCAACTACAGCTGCACCTACCGCGCAGCCTATTGATGATTTGGAAGCCGTATCACAATAA
- a CDS encoding aminotransferase class I/II-fold pyridoxal phosphate-dependent enzyme — MSRKGQKRHKDYSIRTSMIHNDYDSRHWEYNHPLVPPMNVSCAYRLDSVQRGMQGFAQFASDENGSEAPIYVYERLDEPTRGILEEKLALAEDADIAVCFATGMAAVSAALCINVTSGDEIIAHQLLYGCTYSLLSNWMIRQGVSTKFIDLRDMEALAGAITSKTRVVYFETPVNPTLELLDIRAIKSCVDEANKHRKEDERIVLIVDNTFATPFCQRPISHGADFVVHSLTKNIGGFGTDMGGVVIGAGRYHRSLLLYRKDFGGTLAARSAWPLLVYGLPTLATRLEQEQRSAIAIAQFLENHPLIDHVSYPGLDSFAQSDLAHRQMISYDGRFAPGSMIYFVLKGSSGEAQAAAAHFIDAIARSSQSITLAVSLGQTRTLIEEPYSMTHSALPDAIKDVAALAPGGIRLSIGLEDVNDIIGDLSRALEITGSKLQAKAL; from the coding sequence ATGTCCAGAAAAGGTCAGAAGCGACATAAAGACTATTCGATACGCACTAGCATGATCCATAACGATTATGACAGTCGGCACTGGGAATATAATCACCCGCTCGTTCCTCCGATGAACGTTTCTTGCGCCTATCGGCTGGACTCGGTGCAGAGAGGCATGCAGGGTTTCGCACAGTTCGCTTCTGATGAGAACGGAAGTGAAGCTCCAATCTATGTATATGAACGGCTGGACGAACCAACCCGTGGAATCCTTGAGGAGAAGCTGGCACTTGCTGAGGATGCCGACATTGCAGTCTGTTTCGCGACCGGCATGGCTGCAGTAAGCGCAGCATTATGCATCAACGTGACTTCCGGCGACGAGATCATCGCTCACCAACTTCTCTATGGCTGCACTTACAGCTTGCTGAGCAATTGGATGATCAGGCAGGGCGTGTCGACGAAATTTATTGATCTGCGTGATATGGAGGCGCTTGCCGGTGCCATCACCAGTAAGACTCGCGTGGTTTACTTTGAGACACCTGTTAACCCCACGCTTGAATTACTCGATATCCGGGCTATCAAATCTTGCGTTGACGAGGCTAATAAGCATCGAAAAGAAGACGAAAGAATTGTATTGATTGTAGACAATACCTTTGCTACGCCATTTTGTCAGAGACCAATCAGCCACGGCGCAGATTTTGTTGTTCACAGCTTGACCAAGAATATTGGTGGCTTCGGCACTGATATGGGCGGTGTCGTCATCGGTGCCGGTCGGTATCATCGATCATTGCTTTTGTACAGGAAGGATTTTGGTGGCACATTAGCGGCGCGCTCTGCCTGGCCGCTGCTTGTTTATGGCTTGCCGACACTTGCAACAAGGCTCGAACAGGAACAGCGTTCGGCAATAGCGATTGCACAATTTTTGGAAAATCATCCACTCATCGATCACGTTTCTTACCCTGGACTTGATTCATTTGCGCAATCAGATCTTGCGCACCGCCAGATGATTAGTTACGACGGAAGATTTGCGCCCGGCTCAATGATTTATTTCGTGCTAAAGGGAAGTTCCGGCGAAGCACAGGCTGCAGCCGCGCACTTCATCGATGCAATTGCCCGCTCCTCGCAAAGCATTACGCTCGCTGTCAGCCTGGGTCAAACGCGTACCCTCATAGAAGAACCATATTCGATGACTCACTCAGCGTTGCCCGACGCTATTAAGGACGTAGCCGCGCTGGCACCCGGTGGTATCAGACTCTCCATCGGACTGGAGGACGTTAACGACATTATTGGGGATCTTTCAAGAGCTTTAGAAATTACCGGTTCGAAACTTCAGGCGAAAGCGCTGTAG
- a CDS encoding universal stress protein, whose product MFHRDHQTSFPYRWWREGERHCKRGSNCMRVLIAIEESDCSKRVLESVLDRCWPNRSLFRIISVFEPSQVLTAYSPGLYTPDACDAIAKAEHEEFLGKQTYVNDAVELLKHHLVAAEVTGDVLTGIVSEKILDEAREWSADLIICGTHSRRGLAKMFCGSVAEAVANNAECSVEIVKTKSSEAA is encoded by the coding sequence ATGTTCCATCGTGATCATCAGACCTCCTTTCCATACAGGTGGTGGCGCGAAGGCGAAAGACACTGCAAAAGAGGAAGCAATTGTATGAGAGTTCTAATTGCCATAGAAGAGTCTGATTGCTCGAAGAGAGTGTTGGAGTCGGTGCTCGATCGATGCTGGCCCAATCGTTCGCTATTTCGCATCATCTCTGTGTTTGAACCCAGCCAGGTTCTAACAGCCTACAGCCCGGGTCTGTACACACCGGATGCTTGTGATGCTATTGCAAAGGCAGAGCATGAAGAGTTTCTGGGCAAGCAAACTTACGTCAATGATGCAGTCGAGTTGCTCAAGCACCATTTGGTGGCCGCTGAAGTTACTGGAGATGTTTTGACTGGTATTGTCAGTGAGAAGATCTTGGACGAAGCCCGTGAGTGGAGCGCTGACTTGATAATCTGCGGTACGCACAGCAGGCGTGGTCTGGCGAAGATGTTTTGCGGAAGTGTTGCCGAAGCTGTTGCCAACAATGCAGAGTGTTCAGTCGAAATTGTGAAAACCAAGTCGAGTGAGGCGGCCTAA